The following are from one region of the Euzebya sp. genome:
- a CDS encoding cupin domain-containing protein yields the protein MSQHHTPVSAPDYEPVAVDLRDYVQFDLDLPAGRRVVATDVVALDLICLEPQQVLEARTFTTADAVYTVLGGRAWVVTDDAEVTLDPLQALLVPAGVPHGLRNSSADPLILQVVTSPPDDVPVVPAGPTPEAVADRDRAAAREGVVDRLRRRLGSR from the coding sequence GTGAGCCAGCACCACACCCCGGTCAGCGCACCGGACTACGAGCCCGTCGCCGTCGACCTGCGCGACTACGTCCAGTTCGACCTCGACCTGCCGGCCGGCCGACGGGTGGTCGCCACCGATGTGGTGGCCCTCGACCTGATCTGCCTCGAGCCCCAGCAGGTCCTCGAGGCGCGGACCTTCACCACGGCCGACGCCGTCTACACGGTGCTCGGCGGCAGGGCCTGGGTCGTGACCGACGACGCAGAGGTCACCCTCGACCCGTTGCAGGCCCTCCTGGTGCCCGCGGGGGTGCCCCACGGGCTGCGCAACTCCTCCGCCGACCCGCTGATCCTGCAGGTGGTGACCAGCCCGCCGGACGACGTGCCGGTGGTGCCCGCGGGACCGACCCCCGAGGCGGTGGCCGATCGCGACCGCGCCGCGGCCCGCGAGGGCGTCGTCGACCGGCTCCGCCGCCGGCTGGGGAGCCGCTGA